One Ilumatobacter coccineus YM16-304 genomic window, CGAAGCAGCAGCGCCGCGCCGAGGAACGTGCCGATCGCCAGACCGAGTGGCACCCACTCGACGAGACCGACGACGGCGAAGACCGCGGCCAGCGCCACACCGGCGACCGCGTCGATCACTCGCACGTTGAAGGCGAGGCGTGATCGGCCACGGGCGACGAGCGCGTTGCCCACCGGCACTCCGGCACCGAAGCCGACCGAGTACAGCGTCCAGGCCAGCAGCGACGCGATCGAGATCGCGGCGGTCTCGTCGGTGAGCAGGTCGGTGAGCGGTGAACGGAGAACGATCGCGAACACGCCGTAGGCGGCAGCGAGCGCGCCGACGATCGCCATCGCGACCGGCACCGCCGGTCGGAACGACTTGCCGGCCTTCGCCTGGGTCGAATAGGTGGGGAGCAGGTAGACGCCGGCACCATTGACGACGGTGAGGACGGGTGCCAGCAGGAGCCGAGCCGCTTCGAGTTGACCCAGCGCCTCGTACGATGCCGCGCCGATCACGATGGCTCGCACGAGCGCCTGGCTACCGGGGCGGAGGCCGACCTGAGCCGACCGCCACACGGCGAACGACGCGACGTCGCGCATCCGAGACGGGCCGAGGATGCCGCGGCTGAGTTCGACCGTGGGAAGTTGGGTGACGCCGAGGCCGATGGCGACGATGGCCCCGGCGAGCAGGGCCACGACGAGCGTCTCGAGCGTGAAGCTGCCACCGGTGAGCAGGACGAAGCCGACGAGTCCGAACGATCCGCAGGCGAACGCCGCATCGTTGGCGACGAGTTTCCAGAACTCGCGCCGAGCGATGAGCAACCGCCGCATGGTCTCTTCGAGGACCCACGCGACCGACGCAAGACCGAACAGCACCGCCGTGGTCCGGTCGACACCGGCCACCGGCAGCGAGAGCACCGTCGAGAACAGGAACACGAGCCCGACGATCGACACCTGCGATCGGACGAGGGCTCGCCGGATACCCGGATCGAAGCGATCGAGCACGGTCAGCGAATCGCCGAGCCAACCGCTCTGCACCGAGTTGATCGTGATCAGGATGCCGAAGAGGACGGCGAATGCACCGAGCCCGTCGGTGCCCAACTCGCGCAGGGCGATGAGCTGTAGGACGAGGCTGGAGCCGGCGACGATGCCCTGCGAGAGGATCGCCGCGACAGGACGCGAGCGGCGATCAGCGGCCATGTTCTGCGCGGTGGTCGAACACCACGCCGATCGTGGGGGTCCGGAGCACTTCGAGGCGCTGGCGGACCGTGTCGAGGTCGTGTGTCTCCGACCCGCTGTCGACGAGCATCACGACGCCGTCGGCAGCGCTCGCGAGCGCCGATCCGTCGGCCGCGGTCAGCAGCGGCGGAATCGCGACCAGCACCAGGTCGTAGCGGCTCTTGAACGCCGTCATCGCCTCACGACCCTGATGCGAACGGAACAGACTCGACGGATCGTCGATCGGGCGACCGCCGGTGACGAGGTCGAGCGTTGCAGCCCCGCCGACGCCGATCGAGCGGCGCACTTCCTCGAAGCTCGCGAGTCCGGCGAGGAGTTCGGTGAGCCCACCGTTGGTCTGGTCGACACCGAACAGGCGACTGAGACGACGTCCGTCGGTGTCGCCGTCGACGACGAGGACCCGGCGGCCTTCGCGAGCCGATGCCGTGGCCATACGGGCAACGGTCTCGGCCGAGTGCGAACTGGGTCGAGCGGTACCGGCCAGCAGGATGCCACCGTCGGGATGCACCGCGCCGAGGCTGGTGGCGAGCAGTTGATACGCAGCTCCCGGGGGAGTGGCCGGAGCGAACGGCTCGGCCGGGTTGGCGACGATCTCGCCGAGCAGCGGCGAGCGGAGCGAGGCGGTGGCGTCGGATCCGGAGGTGACGACCGGGCGTCGGCCGGCCCGGAACCAAGCGAGCGCCGCCACGGCGAAGCCGGCGAACAGCAGACCGGCGAGGCCGAACTGGACGGCGGGCACGATGCGCGAATCCTCCTCGACCATCGGCGGCTCGACGAATTCCACACCGCTGCCGAAGAGCGCAGCATTGGAGCGGATCTGGCCGATCTCGATGTCGATCGAGGCGATCGAGCTGGCCTGGGCCTCGGCGTCGGCAATCAGACGGTCGCGTTCGGCGAACAACGACGACACCTTGATCTCGGCGCGCTCGTTGACGTCGTCGATGGTGAGCGCGACGTACTGCTCGATCACCTCGTTGCAGATGCGCAGCGCTCGGGCGGGCTCGGTGGTGGTGCAGTCGATCCGCACGTCGGAGGTCGCTGTGGGGCTGGCGGCGACGACCTCGTCGAGGGTGTCGAGATCTTCGGCCGGGATCGAGGGATCGTCGGCCCGTGCCTCGTCGATCGCCTCGACGACGTTCGCGAGCACGTTCGCCGACTGGGCGAACTCGGCGCGCTGTCGTGCGTATCGCTCCAGGTCAGCAGGGTTGCTCGAACCATCGCGGAAGATCGAGGTGCCTCGGGGATCGGTGAGGTACACGGTGGCGGACGCCGTCGACGTGCCGCTCGTGGCGAGTGCGGCCAGACCGGCCAGGACGCCGATGACGAGCGTGATCGGAACCGTCCAGGCACGAAACCGCCAGAACGCCTCGACAGGGCCGATTCCAGACGAGCCGCCGCTGAACGTCGCAGGGGTCGCTGAGGTAGGGGGCGCGGGCGTGTTCATGATGAGATGTGATCGACCGTTCTGAGCTCGTTCTTGAGCCTTTGTTGAGAGTTGCACTCCGTCTCGAGGGAGCGAAGTGCCAGTCCATCGGGCCGGCGTGACCGACCACTCCCTCCCGGCGAGGAGTTCACGAAACCTTGACGGCGTTGCGTGCTGGGCCTGACAGCTGTCTCAATAGTCTCAAGAAAGGCGGGCCGACTGCCGAAGGATGGACGGGTATGAGCTGGCACCAGACACACACGGTACGCGCATCGACGGTGCCTGCTTGCGCGGCATCACACGGCCGATCGCCGCGCAGACGCTCGCTGTATCTGGCCGCTGGCGCAGCGATCGGCATCGCCGGGCTCGCCGTGTCGTCGGCCGGACACGCCCAGGTCGACCCGGCGGCCACCACGTCGACGCTCGACGGCTCCACTTCGGAGAACGCCGCGGCATCGTGCTGGGAGATCAAGCAGACGCATCCGTCGTCGACCGACGGCGTCTACTGGCTCCGCACCGAATCGCTCGAACGTCCCGACGAGTTCTACTGCGACATGACCACCGACGGGGGCGGCTGGGTGCTGATCGGCCGTGGCCGTGAAGGCTGGACCTTCCGTGACTACGGCCAGTCGACTCCTCAGAACATCCGGACCAATCCCGACGGCACCGCGGCGTTCGCTCCGGGTGCGCTGTCGACCGAGACCATCGACGGGCTGATGAACGACGGCCACGTCGTCGATCTCGTCGACGGTGTGCGTGTACGTCGAGCGACGAACGTCGCCGGCACCGACTGGCAAGAACTCCGCTGGAACTTCGACGACCTGACCACCTGGTCGTGGGCGTTCGGCGGCGGACACCGGCTCGCATCGTTCACGATCGACGGCTCGGGCGACACCGGCTCGAACACCAAGGACTCGAACTCGAAGCTCCCCGGCGAGACCGGCAACGGCAACCGCGGCGAGAACGGCGACGAGCGCTGGTTCACCTACCCGTGGAGCGGTCACGGCGGTCTCGCAGGGTTCTCGTACGGCGGCAACATCGGCGGGCAGAACAACGCCACGTCGTACCTGTGGGAGTACAACAACGAGAACCACGCGATCGCCTTCACCCAGGTCTACATCCGACCGCAGCTCACCACCCCAGTGCTGCCGTCGATCCCCGACACCGGCACGGCCGAACAGACGCTCAGCCCGCTGGCGAGCGACCGGCCCGAAGAACTCGCCGGCGGTGTCGTCGGCGTGCGCAAGGTCGGCGACTCCGAACCGCAGGTCGACGCTCCCGTCCTGGCGTTCGCGACCTCGGGTGACCGGGTGTACGTCGGCGGCAAGTTCGACGACGTCCGCGACAGCGTCACCGGCGACCTCGTCGACCAGAACTACCTCGCCGCCTTCGATCGCGACACCGGCGCATGGATCAGCACGTTCACCCCGCAACTCGACGGCACCGTCTGGGATCTCGCGATCGCCGACGGCAAGCTCATCGTCGCCGGCCAGTTCACCAACGTCGACGGTGAAGCGCTCACCGCCGGACTCGCCGCGCTCGACCCGATCACCGGTGCCGTCCTGCCCGGATGGCGCGCCTCGATGGAACTCAGCGGCTCGAGCGCTCGCCCGTATGCCCGTGCGATCGACATCGAGAACGTCGGTGGCACCGACTGGGTGTACGTCGGCGGCAACTTCACCAAGATCGAGAGCCTCACCACGACGCGCAACGAAGCTCGTCTCGGGCGCGTCCGCCTGAGCGACGGGTACCCCGACAACGCGTTCCTGCCGAACGTCGACGGCGTGCCCTACGACATCGACGCCGCCGACGGGCGGGTGTACGTCGTCGGTTCGTTCAACGGCGTCAACGGCAACGACGACCGCGGCGTGTCGACGGTCGACTGGAACACCGGCACCGTGATCGCCGGGCTCGCTCCGGCCGTCTACACCACGTCGAACAGCTCCCGGCAGTACCAGCAGGCCGTCATCGCCGTCGGCGACGAGGTCTGGCAGGGCGGTTCCGAACACAACACACACGTGTACGCCGACGCGGACTACTCCCTCGTCAAGTCGCACGTCACGTCGGGTCGAGGCGGCGACACGCAGGCGTTCGCCCAGATCGACGGCACGGTGTACCAGTCGAGCCACGGCAACTCGTGGATCTACGAAGACGCCATGACCTGGCCCGGGCTCGACGACTACTCGCGAGTCGACGACTACAAGTGGGTCGGTGCGTTCGACGTCGCCGACCGCACGTACTCACCGACCTGGGTTCCGTCGCTCAACTCGGCGTACACCGAAGGCGTCTGGGCACTGCACGCCGATG contains:
- a CDS encoding polysaccharide biosynthesis protein: MNTPAPPTSATPATFSGGSSGIGPVEAFWRFRAWTVPITLVIGVLAGLAALATSGTSTASATVYLTDPRGTSIFRDGSSNPADLERYARQRAEFAQSANVLANVVEAIDEARADDPSIPAEDLDTLDEVVAASPTATSDVRIDCTTTEPARALRICNEVIEQYVALTIDDVNERAEIKVSSLFAERDRLIADAEAQASSIASIDIEIGQIRSNAALFGSGVEFVEPPMVEEDSRIVPAVQFGLAGLLFAGFAVAALAWFRAGRRPVVTSGSDATASLRSPLLGEIVANPAEPFAPATPPGAAYQLLATSLGAVHPDGGILLAGTARPSSHSAETVARMATASAREGRRVLVVDGDTDGRRLSRLFGVDQTNGGLTELLAGLASFEEVRRSIGVGGAATLDLVTGGRPIDDPSSLFRSHQGREAMTAFKSRYDLVLVAIPPLLTAADGSALASAADGVVMLVDSGSETHDLDTVRQRLEVLRTPTIGVVFDHRAEHGR
- a CDS encoding fibrinogen-like YCDxxxxGGGW domain-containing protein, coding for MSWHQTHTVRASTVPACAASHGRSPRRRSLYLAAGAAIGIAGLAVSSAGHAQVDPAATTSTLDGSTSENAAASCWEIKQTHPSSTDGVYWLRTESLERPDEFYCDMTTDGGGWVLIGRGREGWTFRDYGQSTPQNIRTNPDGTAAFAPGALSTETIDGLMNDGHVVDLVDGVRVRRATNVAGTDWQELRWNFDDLTTWSWAFGGGHRLASFTIDGSGDTGSNTKDSNSKLPGETGNGNRGENGDERWFTYPWSGHGGLAGFSYGGNIGGQNNATSYLWEYNNENHAIAFTQVYIRPQLTTPVLPSIPDTGTAEQTLSPLASDRPEELAGGVVGVRKVGDSEPQVDAPVLAFATSGDRVYVGGKFDDVRDSVTGDLVDQNYLAAFDRDTGAWISTFTPQLDGTVWDLAIADGKLIVAGQFTNVDGEALTAGLAALDPITGAVLPGWRASMELSGSSARPYARAIDIENVGGTDWVYVGGNFTKIESLTTTRNEARLGRVRLSDGYPDNAFLPNVDGVPYDIDAADGRVYVVGSFNGVNGNDDRGVSTVDWNTGTVIAGLAPAVYTTSNSSRQYQQAVIAVGDEVWQGGSEHNTHVYADADYSLVKSHVTSGRGGDTQAFAQIDGTVYQSSHGNSWIYEDAMTWPGLDDYSRVDDYKWVGAFDVADRTYSPTWVPSLNSAYTEGVWALHADVDGCLWFGGDILGGPYVGGQRQYLESFSKFCQRDIQAPTVPTNASVTTLNGGAGNQLTWSDSTDDFPGFIGYEVLRNDRVVSPLVYGTSYVDPFGNAADRYFVRAVDPGGNRSASTPVLLSGDNTAPSTPSNLTAVLNADDSIDLSWTASTDNIAVTDYVIYRNGVEILVVPGIDTTVNLPGLGVGSHWLQVRALDAAGNESFKTPPVRVDIDDDTDTQRPTQPGSPAATVDEATGIITMTWTASADNVEVTGYTVRRNLAEVDTVDGDTLSVELDLGLGGHYLQVEAFDAAGNISYRTAPVYVEVDDGTDTENPTVPTDLTGAEGADASIDITWTASTDNVGVTSYQILRNGVEVLVVDGATTSANLTGLGSGLHYIQVRAFDAAGNQSYKTPPIEVTVAAADTTPPSTPSNLQVAVEADDSLTVTWDASTDNVGVAEYRVLRNLAEVALVDGATPTASLDLGAGDHWIQVQALDAAGNESFRTAPVMVSV